The stretch of DNA CGCTATATTCCGCCTGCAAAAAAATGAAATCCTCCCGGAGAATTTTTCTTAAACTATTGCATTGCTGCCGCTTAATCAAATAATCCAGCAGCACTTGTTTATTTTTACTAAAATCAGCGTCAAAGGGAATAAAATTAATTCCCTGTATCCGGGGATTCATCGTGCCAATAATCGCCAATATGTTGAATTGCTGTTTCAAATTAGCTAGTTTTTGTTTGAGATCTTCCTCTACAACGCTTAATACAATTGTTTTTAAGTCAGGATAACAGCCGGAAAGCAGCTCATTAATCTCCAGCGCCACGCCCCGGCCGGTAAGACACATGCAAACAATCACCGGCGGCTTGTTGGATTCGTCGATTGGGATGACCGGATACGAGTATCGGGAATTTATGATTTCATAATAAATGTCATCTAGGGTTTCTTCCGCTTCCTGATCTGAAATATAGACCTTTCTTACGGCTTCCATGACCGAAACCACATCCACCCGGTCAATTGTCCTCGCCTTGATACCGGTTCGCTTTTGCACCACGTCGCCAATATTGACCAAAGACCCCATATCGACAAAAAACAGGATGCCGCTGTCGGCCTCAAGCGTTTTGGCAATTTCTACCGCCTGCTCAAAAACCTTGGCGGGATTGGTATGAAATGGCATATCAATGGCAATGGGAAAGTCCACCCCCATAAGCTGATTGACAATTGCAATCATTTCCGAGGCAATCCTGCCATGACATACGGTAATGATCGCCAATTTGTTCTTTTTATTGGCAACCTGCAGCAGTTCTTTAATATACATGGCAATAAAGCCAATTTCACCTTCCGAGATCTGTACCTGCTCCGCGGCTTCAACTTCCCGGGCCAGTTGCAGGGCCAGCTGGTATTCTTTGCTGAAATTCTTTTTGATATGCATAAAATTTGGGTTGATAATGTCCTGATGATAGCGAATCCTTTTGATCGCCTCGGCCAGGTGGATGGCCAGATAAATTAAAACCTTCTCATTCATTCGCAGGCCGGGATGCAAGGTGCGCACGGCCAGGGAAAAATCCTTAATGATACGGCTGACCGTTTCACCGACAAGATACTTCAAATCATCAACCGCGGTCAGCTGGCTGCCGTAATTCGATCCGGAGCCTAATAAATTAAAATTATTTAACACAAAGGTCCAGATAATTTTCTCTATTTCTACCTGGGGAATATCCATTTTTTTTAATTCATGATATTTTTTTTCGACCTTTTTGTAAATATCTTCAAAGATTGGATAGTCGTGCTTTATTCTCGCTGTCGATATATGCGGAATAAATAAAGCGTCCTGGAATACCATTGCACTGTTGCGCTGTCCGCCGGCGGCTTGTCTGTCGAGAAACAAGGTATTATATAACAGTTCATTAAAATCAATATTAATTTCATTTTTGCCGCTATTCATTTTCTCGACATAAGCATTGGCGCAGGTAACCTGAATTTCACTTTTTAGCTGTCCGATATTGCCGGGATACTCTTTTAAGGCAAAGGCCGATAAAATTTTGCTTTTCACCGCAATTTTGCATCTTGTACGATTGGCCTCTTCCTGAAAAAAATCATAAATAAGCTGTGCTTTTTCCCGCATGGATCTTTCGGCCAGCGTTGGCAGCTCGATAATCATCGGAATTCTTCTCCTGAAGGTCAACAGCAGCGAAGACTCAATGTTTTCCGTTGTGGCGCCAATGAAATACACCTGGCATTCTTTTTCGCTGCTTACTTCGCCCAAACGCCGGAATTTGCCTTTATCCAGCAGAGTAAACAGCATTTCCTGCCCCTTGGGCGGCAGCCGGTGTATTTCATCCAAAAATAAAACACCGTTATGGGCCCGTTCCACCAATCCTTCGGCATCCTGGTCGGCGCCGGTAAAGGAGCCTTTCTTATGCCCGTACAGGATGGACAACAACAGCTGAGGATTATCGCCATAATCGGCGCAGTTCAGCGATATAAACGGAGCGCCGGCGGCCAGCACTTTTTTGTTTAGCGCATATTTATACATACACTCGGCAAACATTGATTTTCCGGTGCCGCTGTCGCCCACAATCAGCGTAGGCAAGCCCGATGGCGGGTACAGCATGGCGGCTTTGCCCTGCTGGATGTTTTTCACCAGACTGCAGTCATACCCTACTAATTTAGCAAAATCCGTCGCCGGGGGATTTGCCGCCGGCCGTTCCCGGTCCGGCAAATTCTCATCCTGTTTCGGCTGGATACTTTTTCCCAAATCGGCAATATAATTGCGCGATACTGCAAACCCTTGCTCAGCCAGCAGGTTAACCAACTGGCTGATGGTTGCGTCCGGCTGCTTTGCTCTTATTTTCTCTATTGCCTTTTGAATATTTTTTTTCCGCCGTTCACGCGAGCTTGGCAGCTGCAGTTCCTTTCTGATTCCCGTAACTGTTTCCCGCAAAACAGCTAATTTGCGGGCAATTTCCTCATCAGTCAAAGGAGTATAAATGCTTTCGGCCATAATCAATTGCTGAATCAATTCTTTTTTATTGCGGGACATGCTGGTTCCTCCCTTCTCTCAATGCTATCCCTAACTATCATTTACACCAAAAAAAGGGAATATGCCGCCTTGTAGTAAACAATGTGCATACTCCCCCTTTAACATAAAATTAATTGAACAAACCGGTCATTAAGCTCGCTTTACTGAGCCAAACAGCTGCATATAATGCCCTAGCTTTTCCCCATACCCGCTCAGCATCACCGA from Dendrosporobacter quercicolus encodes:
- a CDS encoding sigma 54-interacting transcriptional regulator, whose product is MSRNKKELIQQLIMAESIYTPLTDEEIARKLAVLRETVTGIRKELQLPSSRERRKKNIQKAIEKIRAKQPDATISQLVNLLAEQGFAVSRNYIADLGKSIQPKQDENLPDRERPAANPPATDFAKLVGYDCSLVKNIQQGKAAMLYPPSGLPTLIVGDSGTGKSMFAECMYKYALNKKVLAAGAPFISLNCADYGDNPQLLLSILYGHKKGSFTGADQDAEGLVERAHNGVLFLDEIHRLPPKGQEMLFTLLDKGKFRRLGEVSSEKECQVYFIGATTENIESSLLLTFRRRIPMIIELPTLAERSMREKAQLIYDFFQEEANRTRCKIAVKSKILSAFALKEYPGNIGQLKSEIQVTCANAYVEKMNSGKNEINIDFNELLYNTLFLDRQAAGGQRNSAMVFQDALFIPHISTARIKHDYPIFEDIYKKVEKKYHELKKMDIPQVEIEKIIWTFVLNNFNLLGSGSNYGSQLTAVDDLKYLVGETVSRIIKDFSLAVRTLHPGLRMNEKVLIYLAIHLAEAIKRIRYHQDIINPNFMHIKKNFSKEYQLALQLAREVEAAEQVQISEGEIGFIAMYIKELLQVANKKNKLAIITVCHGRIASEMIAIVNQLMGVDFPIAIDMPFHTNPAKVFEQAVEIAKTLEADSGILFFVDMGSLVNIGDVVQKRTGIKARTIDRVDVVSVMEAVRKVYISDQEAEETLDDIYYEIINSRYSYPVIPIDESNKPPVIVCMCLTGRGVALEINELLSGCYPDLKTIVLSVVEEDLKQKLANLKQQFNILAIIGTMNPRIQGINFIPFDADFSKNKQVLLDYLIKRQQCNSLRKILREDFIFLQAEYSDKQEILEFSASLLFNHGYVKNEFLHSLFAREEMSSTCFKHGIALPHGLPVAVNQSSIVFIRLQHCIEWDNLNNKVQLICLPAVKNDDISIINDLFYSLKDRDRVDKLLTAAEPQDFIDQLCAR